AcggcatctcatacaacacatggATAACATCGGTCGCAACCTACGGTTCTACGCCGAAGAACGATCGGTTCACAGGACGGTCGctcgttataccttggacACGTGCGGCGTCGCGATGTAGAGGACGTAGTCAACGTAGATGAAGTAGTCGACGTAGGCGATGAAGTCGACGTAGTCGTTCAATCGTCGTGGTCGTAGTCATTCATGGCTTCATCTTCGGGGTTCGTCGGTCGTCGATCTTCGCGGTGCACGACAGGGTCTTTGGCAGCAGCACGGCGAAACACACGCGGAGTAACGGCAGTAGCAGCAACACAACAGCAGAGAAGAGAGACGGAGAGACggagcagcaacagcaggaGGAGTTCAGGTGGCTGGGCCAGCGTGGGCTGGAGATGGGCCAGAGGGGGCTCAGCGGGGCCTGTGGGCTGGGCTTGGGCGCGCAGCAAGCGGAGCAGCAGGGAGCGACAGCCGAAggcgaggtcgacggcgcGGGAGCGAGGGAaggtggcggcagcgggcggcgcggctaGGGGCAacaggcggcggagcagggacAGAGCAGCACCGAGGCGAGGTGGAGACGAGCTCGGGAGAGACAGCGCCGacagagagaggagaggcgcAGGCAAGGGAGAAGGGCAcgaggggaggaagaggcgcatgggcgacggggagatggaggcggcgtCGGTGGAGCGTGACGGCGAGGGAACTCGGCAGCGGGGCGGAGCAGGGGagcgaggtggcggcggccaggcgaggtggacgcgggaggaggcggagcgggccAGCGAGGAGAGGGGGTGCtcggggaaggggaggcgcgcggcgaggcggtTGCGGGCTAGGCAGCGCGCGGcgaggcagaggcggcgcTCGATGGAGAGGGGGCGTGCGGGCGgccaggcggaggcggaggcacgCGGGGAGCGAGGGACGCCCTgggagaggagggcgcgcGGGGTGGACGCgggcgacggggaggcgcgcTCGGGGCGGAGAGAAGCGGCGGAGCAAGGGGAGGCGGCGTGCGAGGCCAGGGGAGGAAGATCGGGCGcctgaagaggaagaagagaaggggatcgggaggaggaagaagggtggcagcggcaggaggaacagaaagaaaaagaaagaaagaaaaagaaaaagagaggaggggATTAAAtagctagggttagggttagggttttgttTAGATGGGCTGGTTTTGGGCCCAACAAACAATCACACACAGAAATAAATTAAACTGGTACTTAATTtgattttgaaagaaaaatgagaagAGAGACGGTGTAGGTTTAATTAGATCCGGAATTAATTTGTCAAACCCAAAGTAAGTTTtctataaaaataatattaagCTTTTAGAAATACAACAAACGATAAAcacatgagcacaccaaagaagTGACACTTGTGCAAGCGACATGTGagatgatgctaatgacattaCAAGATGTTGATGATGACATGATTATGATAACATGATGAcaataattaaattacaagACAGTCCAAAAGGGTTTAAAAGACAAAGGGTTactctcgggctgttacaccCCCGATCATAGAGATGATAACGGGATCACTCTTAATTATCCCGTTTAGGTTATTTGCaagttcgagaaaaaaaacttaaaatttGACTTGAGGATTTGAAGACCAACCTAGAATCGGTATATATACGGCGTATGATTTTCCCTCGTTTGATAAAATTTTCACTGGGTGGATGGGAATGGGGAACTAGCAAACTTCATTGAAGCTCAGTGTGTCTCAATATGTTCGGCTAGCCCCACCAACCCTGGTATAAGTTTAGGTGAGTTTTGTCGCACGAGATTATGTAATAGGGGAGGCTAACTGGCAGTTATCCGCCCAAAAGAAAACCGGCGGACGAATTCCGACAACCCAAAAATGGGTTGTcggaattttattttattttccatttttggtaatttattttattttttattgttgaCTTTTAATTTTTCgagattttaatttttattttctgaactttTACTCTTTTAAATTTTTACTTTATTCGAAAGTTTTaaggttttttatttttcaacttttcattttatctttttttaataaaattttaatttcctgaaagaaaaaaaaaggggcaaAACTTGCCTAGGCTCCTGGCTCAGActccgggcggcggcggcggccaggccaGCGACAGCAACCAGATACGAtcgggagaggaggcggcgcgaccTGATCCGGTCCGGTCGGTTGAGTGAGGCTGAGGCGcagtggcagcggcggcgtgaggggggtggggggaggTGGGGTTCACgcggggaggaagagaggaatCTCTCTTAGCAGGCCCGTCGACTGGCAGGTGCAAGCTGTGCGATCGATTAGGGCCCCCATAAAATTGGAGCCCTCAAATTACCttaactagatgatgccccgcacgttgttgcgaaAACTTTTAGTTAATACaaagagtattcaaaattgaaaatatattGAAATTGTACATTTTTCACTTACTGGGGATAGATTTATGGAAGtaacgtgcatgcatgtgtaaaatatgagttttccactaaataTGTGTGAAAAAATTAATTatatgatgatgtggcatgcttgcatgtttagagAAATCTAGCAGTGAGTTATTTCTACTTAGATTTAAAAGATTAAGTACTCAAGTgtaacttgcactaaaacagcgacaattatttaggaacggagagtgTAATCAAATCAGCCTAGGGGCTAAGGCCGTCAACATCAGcccgtattttttttttagtgagAGAGGCCCTCCGCCTGTATTTGTACGCCTCATCGCCTCCTCTTGGGCTGGGGCCGGAACTCCAGGCCGGCAAAGTCAGATTCAATCAGTACGTGCTGATTCGATTTGGATCGATCAATAGATCAATTCAGTTTCTGGGGCTTTCGTAGTTTCTGATGTGACATGTGAGtagtaaaaaagaaagaaatcgatcaaaaaaaagaaaaaagaaagaaaacgtTGAGCCCCGGTTCAGAACACCGAGCCAATTGGAACAGGCAAAATTAAATCTGAAGATGAGATTTAGTACTAGCATACTTCCGTGTTATTTCTGACCAATTGGTCTGCTCAAGAAGTTAAATCACCAGGTTTGTTGATTGGTTAATTTCTTTGGAAATTGCATGAGTGTTTTTTACTTCAGGATTCAATAGTATTACTCTTTCAGTATTGAATAAATATTATACTCAATTTATCATATAttaagtgccaaaatattacatgtatatagacttattttagtatatagatacatcaatatttaaacaaatttgagtcacttaatacgggacggagggagtatgaaataCTTCATCTGATCCTAAAttagtgactcaaatttgcccaaatatgaatgtatctattcttaaaaagtgtctagatacatgtaatatttcgacaacaatttaggatcggagagagcaGCACATACTGGAGCCGTGAAAATATGCTTTAGCTATACATGTCATgtgaatttttcaaatttcaggTGCTCTTTTTGTATTTCGTTTCAGGGTCCCAAATTTCTAGAGACAGCCTGTCTCTTAGAGAGAGTTTTTCGTCCTCTAAGGAGAGACTTGGCGGTCACCTACCAAGGAGATAACTCGTggtccctccgatccataaaaagtgtcgtccacttagcataaaatttatactaacttagtacaaaatggacgacactttttatggatggGAGAGAGTATTTAATAATGTACTTATATCTGAATCAAAAGATTGAACTTCACGGCCAGTCAAAACATCTTGTTTAACTGAACGTGTATATGTTCGGGTATACTGGGACGGGCGGTCGTCGTGGCCGGACTTGGCAACGGTATCCTGGCCGACTTACGCAGCATGATCCCCTCTTACCACATTGACAAGTACACAGCCTAAAACAAATCAAGTTTATATATGTTGGCCGCGCAAGGGGACGAGACGACGTTCAAATGTACACGTACGGCATCAAATGTACACAAATACAGTTGATAGCTACCCCAGTGTGTTAAAGGAGTTGCTGGGTTTGGCCGACCGTGGCGGCTATTTATGCCATGGCACGAGCGCAGCATCGCTCATCATCGATCAGCATCTTCAATTCCTCCCACATAGGCTCGCATctgaggagagagagagagattacAAAGCTAGGAGTCTAGAAAAATGGCGGCCGCGAACATTGAGAATATGGAGTCCAGCAGCAGAGAGACGGCGGCGCCCCCCCAGAACGAGCCGTCGTGGGAGTACCATCTGCGAAAGTACCTCATGCTGCTGGCCACGCTGGTGGCCACGGCGACCTACGCGGCCGGGCTCAGCCCGCCGGGCGGCATCTGGGAGGAGAACAAGACCGTCACCGGAGAGAAGCCTCAAGATGCCGGTGTCCCGATCCTCTACCACTCTGCCCGGTACCTCGCCTTCTTCTACTTCAATGCTACCGCCTTCATGGCGTCGCTCGTGGtgaacctcctcctcctcgtcctgagcaagaagaggaagacggTCTGGCTCGCCGTGCTCCGGTTCGTCATGGTGCTGGACCTGCTGGGGCTCATCGGGGCGTACGCCACCGGCAGCTGCCGGGACCTGCCGACCACCGTCTACGCCTCCACGCTGGTGGTCGCCCTCGCCGCCTACGTTGGCATCCACATCCTCCTGGCCCGCTACGCACCACTGGAGCAGAAATCGGAGCAGTCCTCACAAGTGGATCAGGAGAGCCCTGATGAGGCGCTCAAGCGCAAAGAACAGCGCAaggtgttgctgctgctggccacgTTCGCCACGGGCATCTCCTACGCCGCCGGCCTCAGCCCGCCCGGCGGCTTCCGTGACGACGATGTCGCCGGCGACCCGACGCTGCAGGCCCAGCAGTCCCCCCGTCTGCTGGCCTTCTTCTACTGCAACACCACGGCGTTCGTCGCGTCGCTGCTCGTCATCGTGCTGCTCCTGGGCCGGAGGCTGCAGAGGTGCTGCGCCCAGGTGCAGCTGTACGGGTTCATCCTCGTCGCTCTGCTCGGTCTCCTGGGCGCCTACGCCGCCGGGAGTTCATGGGAGCCGGACACCATGGCCTACATCGTCGCTCTGGTAGCCGCCGTCCCCACCTACATCTTTCTCGTGATGGTCATCATGGTGCTCGTCTCCAATCCGCTCAAGAACAGCACCTCCTGGTCACGGCTCCAAAGCATGTCCGCAAGGGCTTCGCATTGGCTGCAAGAAAGAGGCTGCCACCAAAACCAGACTGATGGGTAAGTAATGATGCTCAACAAAATTCCGAATTTTTCCATCCCATGCTCTGCTCCGTCCTAAAATTAACTCTGCCtcttttttcaattttcagaGAGGGAGATTGCAGCCCATCGCCGGGCAGCCACACCAATGAGGTGGACACAAGCAGCAACAGGAACGAAGGCATTGAGAAGGCAAAGTCTCTGATCCTGCTGCTTGCCACTCTCGCGGCAACCATCACATACCAAGCCGGCATGGACCCGCCCGGCGGTGTCTGGCAGGCCAACGACCAAGACCGGCGCTACAAGGCCGGCGACCCGATACTCCTGTGGAAGCACGCTGCGCGTTACAAGGTGTTCTTCTACTGCAACTCCACGGCGTTCGTGGCGTCCTTGGTCGTCATCCTCATGGTCCAGAACAGGAGCCTGGTCAGAGGTCACGCGCTGGAGGTGGCCATGATCTTGGACTTGTTTGGCCTCATCGGAGCCTACGCCGCCGGGAGCTGCCGAGAATTGAGCACCTCCATCTACGTCATGGCCTTGGCCGGCGCTGTTCTTGTCTACGTGGTGATCCACGTCGTCTTCTTCACGCTGCACACCGAGGAGCTGAACgacgaggagaagaggaagatcgACAAAAGGCGCAagcggctgctgctcctggCGATCCTGGTGGCCACCATCACCTACCAAGCTGGGCTGACCCCACCGGGCGGCTTCTGGACGAAGAGCGCCCATGGAGAACCCGGTTCCCCGATCCTCGAGGACCAAGGGGGTGAGTACCAGAGACGGTACAAGGCATTCTTCTACTGCAACTCAACGAGCTTCATGGCGTCCATGGCCCTCATCATCATGCTGGTGAACCCGAACCTGTACCGGCCGGGCATACAGTGCTACGCACTCTACGTGTGCATGGTGGTCGCCCTGTTCGGCCTGATGGGCGCCTATGCCGCCGGGAGCGCTCGGGAACTGCGCACCTCAATCTACGTCTTCGTGCTCGTCGGTGCAGTGGTTGCCTTCATTGTCATCCAGCTGATTGTCTTCTTCAAATTCTGCGCCAACCACAATCCAAATGGAGACAACGGATCCTCCTCCGGGTCAAGCGCCGGAGGAAGCAGTAAAGCAAAGGACTCATCTTCCTCATCCAAGCCCATGCCCAGCAGTAGCACTGAAGAGAGTTCCAGGCGGCGGAAGTACCTGATGCTGTTGGCGATCTTGGCGGCCAGCGTCACCTACCAGGCTGGCCTGAAGCCGCCCGGGAGCACATGGGAGGAATCGCTGCCCGGAGTGTACGTCGAGGGGGATCCTGTGATGCACCACACGAACCAGGCCCGCTACCATGCCTTCTTCTACTGCAACTCCACCTCGTTCGTGGCGTCGGTCGTCGTcatcgtgctgctgctgcaggagtCCCTGCAGAACCACAAGTGGCTGCTCCGGGCCATGAACACGGCCATCGTGCTGGACCTGCTGGGCCTCCTGGGTGCGTACGCGGCCGGAAGCACCCGGGAGTGGGACACTTCCGGGTATGTCATCACGCTGGTCGCTGCCGTGGTCGCCTACGTCGGTATCCATCTCGTGCTCTGGTTCCTCAGTGGCTGGAGAGGCCAAGGGAGAGTGAACAGTAGTTGAGGCTCAGGGAAACTGATCTGCATTTTTGAAAATGTCGTGCAGCACTTGGTTAGATGTTGAATTGCTGCTCCGCATTTCGGCATATGTCCTTCAAATGGTTACTTGGGGAAGAGGTGCATGACGCCTATGAATCTGTACTGGGATGGGATATATCATGTTCAGTTAACTGAAACAAGCTACAAATTGTTGTAAGAACGGCATGAAGCATGGGACTATTGATCTTTCAATATTACTGATTTCATAAGGAAATGGTATAAAATCCATGTGACTTTACTTCAGTTTATCTCCAAAAATACCAAAGCAATTCCACTTAACTTGACATGTGGAAACAATGTGTGAAAGTGTAGTCCTATTTGTAAGCTTTCTACCTTATTTCAGTTAAACTGATCACCATTTTATCAGTTCATTTATAGTTAGGCCCATGGTTGTGGGCATCGTGGATGCACAGGCATGGAAGTAATAAATCCTTCCATTTTTTAGGCCTTATATTAGGAGTAATGGTAGCTTTCAGATGTGATAAGCCAGCCAATAATCATGAGGTTATTCAATGTAAGTTCTGAAGTCTCACTTGAAATCTACCATGATTAGTGTTAACTTCTGATCCACACTTAAGTTTCAGAAGATATCACCCAACAGTACATTAATTTTTGAgtaaataataataagaaGAATGTTGGTGCATCCAATAGTCAAATTGTCTAATTCTTCCATAAACAGTCAATCATcattataataaaaataactGCTCCATGCCTCTGTCCAATTTGTTCCTCTACACATTTCCACAAATGTGTGTTCCTGGTATTTGAGTACTTCCTTTCCCAATAGATTTTCCATATATAGATTTTTATTAGGCCAGAAACTAGAAATATTTGTGGTGGCTGACTGAGTTTTTCTATGTGCAGGGAAATCTTAGTCATATTACTGTGGGTCAGAGTTTGACACTTTGGTACAATCAAACAGTGTTGGTCTGCGAGGATCGATTCGGTCAAGAGATTGTAAAGCAAGGCAAGGATTAGAGGGGTGACTTACTGACTTCTTTATTACTTCTCTCGCTTTGGAGGATCTGGATTCTGGAAGGAACGCAACAACAGAATTTTCACAACCGTCAGTCAGTCAGCTTCAAACCTCAACAACTCCATGAAGCGGCACTTTGGGGCCAAGTAGATGCTGTAGGTCTGGGTGCTCTTGTATCTGGCTCGGATGATGTACCctgatttgtttgttttttttgtttttctctcccCAGTCTCCTTCTAGCTCTTAGTTTGTAACTGGTTTCTCCTAGGTCGAATTCGTTTCGACACCCTAGCAATAAATAACACGCTGTGttgtttcataaaaaaaagaaaagagttgGACGCTTTGCCAATATAAGTTCGTCTCTTGTCAGTGGCGGAACCAGCCTGTTCCTCGAACCTGTGCAAAACCTACGCAACCTAGTATTTTGCTTAAGAAAAGTCATCTTCTAGCTTTCAAATTAGTGTATATGAATTAGTAGAAAAATCTCCGGCAAGCCCGGGCAGCTGCCCAAGGTCGCCGGTGAGTGTTGTGTAACCCTAAGATGGCTATTCTCTTCCAATTGTTTCATACTTAAATGATAATAAGTAGAACCACAGAACAAAACTATCAGGCgcatttttctttatttcgGTTTCATTTCACAAATATTTAAAGTTTAGGTTAAGCCTCTGTACATAACAACATCCAAAATGCACGTATTTAACGCAAGACAAAAGACAATACTAGTAACGATGGCAGGGAACATCCCTAACATCCGAGCGTGTAGGTATGCAATTGTCAGGCATCAGAACTGAGCACGGTCCATGTATCAACCATGGCTGCCTGAGTCGTGCTTGCCTGCTTGGCACCAACTCCCCTAAATTCCATCTCAACTACTGAACGACATGGACATAGTTCCCCAGAGGAACTCCATCGCACAGTGGATGTGCGCGGTTCCACGGGAGCAATTCGTCGAGCACTTCCCGGGTGCCCGACCCGCGAAGCCATTCCGTAAGGCAGAGCAGTCGGCGTCCATATACGCACTAGTCTCGCAGAACGTGGGTCGTGCCCAATTTGGGGAGAGTTATTCAATCGTGAATTCCCTCGTGTTGCTGTAGTAGTTGCATGGCGCTCGAGTCCGGTGGACGGCGCGAGCCGCGAATGTGGTGCAGATGTTGACAACTTGACATTCATCGCAATGATTCAGAAAGAGCCCAAGGGAATACGACGACTAGTTCAGAAATTGATCAGGAGAAATCGGCGCATATCCAGCAAGGAAGTGGAGAGGAAGCCAGACGGCTCGACGACGTGCACATGATCGGgggcgggcagcggcggctggaCTCCCGAAGGACGGCGGTGAGGCATATTTGGGGCGAGCGGTACCACTGAACCGTACCACAGTGTGGTATTGCTGctggtaaaaaagaaaagtaaatTTTCACAAAACCACTGCTCTAATGGTTTATAGTTTTACGGAGTCACCACTTTCGTCACTACTCTAAAACCAATAACTACAGTTTGCCCAATTTCACGGATTAATGCATTTGACAGCGGAACTGACAAGTTGGGGCAATTGTAAGGCCGTACGTGGCATCCAATTTATTCATTTAGCCCCCTGTTATTTCCATTAATtctttcctcctcttcttcttccactgCTCCGGCTGCCTACATCTTGCCAGAGTCTGCGGTGATTCCAGGACGCGCCCGTAGCCGTGGAGTGACCCGCCGGACGCTATGGACTGCTCTGTGCACACCGTCGAGTTCGATTAACAGGCTCGCGTAGCTTATTCCAAGTTAGCAGCGTGGTTTGCATCATGCCTCAATGTTCTGCTTTGCGATAGAAAACTGAGAGGTGggtggagcagctgctgcacGTGCTCAGCGCGCGGAGGACatgagggagagggagagaggcaAGGAGAGCAGCGAGTCCAGCTCTAGAGGAGGAGCAGTTCCCGATCCCCAATTCGTCCCGATCCCTAATCTTTCCCCAGCGGCGGACGTGGCGTTGGCGTAGGATGACCCGGCAGCGCGCAAGTTCGATTAAATTCGTTCCGTATTGCCCCGGTCTCCCTTTTTCTAAAATTTTCAGCAAGCATGGAGGAGGAttggtttttttgtttcaaccTTCAATCCATGGTTCTTGTCCGTCGCTGCTTGGGTTGGAGGAGCCGCCCTCCTCCACCGACGGATTTGCACATGGGGGTGATGGGGGCGGCGCTCCGGcgtcatggc
This is a stretch of genomic DNA from Brachypodium distachyon strain Bd21 chromosome 1, Brachypodium_distachyon_v3.0, whole genome shotgun sequence. It encodes these proteins:
- the LOC100824248 gene encoding uncharacterized protein LOC100824248 gives rise to the protein MAAANIENMESSSRETAAPPQNEPSWEYHLRKYLMLLATLVATATYAAGLSPPGGIWEENKTVTGEKPQDAGVPILYHSARYLAFFYFNATAFMASLVVNLLLLVLSKKRKTVWLAVLRFVMVLDLLGLIGAYATGSCRDLPTTVYASTLVVALAAYVGIHILLARYAPLEQKSEQSSQVDQESPDEALKRKEQRKVLLLLATFATGISYAAGLSPPGGFRDDDVAGDPTLQAQQSPRLLAFFYCNTTAFVASLLVIVLLLGRRLQRCCAQVQLYGFILVALLGLLGAYAAGSSWEPDTMAYIVALVAAVPTYIFLVMVIMVLVSNPLKNSTSWSRLQSMSARASHWLQERGCHQNQTDGEGDCSPSPGSHTNEVDTSSNRNEGIEKAKSLILLLATLAATITYQAGMDPPGGVWQANDQDRRYKAGDPILLWKHAARYKVFFYCNSTAFVASLVVILMVQNRSLVRGHALEVAMILDLFGLIGAYAAGSCRELSTSIYVMALAGAVLVYVVIHVVFFTLHTEELNDEEKRKIDKRRKRLLLLAILVATITYQAGLTPPGGFWTKSAHGEPGSPILEDQGGEYQRRYKAFFYCNSTSFMASMALIIMLVNPNLYRPGIQCYALYVCMVVALFGLMGAYAAGSARELRTSIYVFVLVGAVVAFIVIQLIVFFKFCANHNPNGDNGSSSGSSAGGSSKAKDSSSSSKPMPSSSTEESSRRRKYLMLLAILAASVTYQAGLKPPGSTWEESLPGVYVEGDPVMHHTNQARYHAFFYCNSTSFVASVVVIVLLLQESLQNHKWLLRAMNTAIVLDLLGLLGAYAAGSTREWDTSGYVITLVAAVVAYVGIHLVLWFLSGWRGQGRVNSS